The following proteins are encoded in a genomic region of Bradyrhizobium sp. SK17:
- the rpsE gene encoding 30S ribosomal protein S5, which produces MAGERERGGRERSREREERDSEFVDKLVHINRVAKVVKGGKRFGFAALVVIGDQKGRVGFGHGKAREVPEAIRKATESAKRNLTRVALREGRTLHHDVAGRHGAGRVYLRTAPAGTGIIAGGPMRAVFETLGIQDVVAKSIGSSNPYNMVRATFDALKHQDSPRSVAARRNIKVSTLQSRRVGGDAEVVAE; this is translated from the coding sequence ATGGCAGGTGAACGCGAACGCGGCGGCCGCGAACGGAGCAGGGAGCGCGAGGAGCGCGACAGCGAGTTCGTCGACAAGCTCGTCCACATCAATCGCGTGGCGAAGGTCGTCAAGGGCGGCAAGCGCTTCGGTTTCGCAGCGCTGGTCGTGATCGGCGACCAGAAGGGCCGGGTCGGTTTCGGCCACGGCAAGGCGCGCGAAGTGCCGGAAGCGATCCGCAAGGCGACCGAATCGGCGAAGCGCAATTTGACGCGCGTCGCGCTTCGGGAAGGCCGCACGCTGCATCACGACGTCGCCGGCCGTCACGGCGCCGGTCGCGTCTATCTGCGCACCGCTCCGGCGGGTACCGGCATCATCGCCGGCGGCCCGATGCGCGCGGTGTTCGAGACGCTCGGCATCCAGGACGTGGTGGCGAAGTCGATCGGTTCGTCGAATCCCTACAACATGGTTCGCGCGACCTTCGACGCGCTGAAGCATCAGGATTCACCGCGCTCGGTGGCCGCCCGCCGCAACATCAAGGTCTCCACCCTGCAATCGCGCCGCGTCGGCGGCGACGCCGAAGTGGTGGCGGAATAA
- the rplR gene encoding 50S ribosomal protein L18, translating into MSLKVTNARRKQRVRLALRRSAGGRPRLSVFRSSKHIYAQVIDDQKGETLASASSLEKTMRDAGKTGADIDAAKAVGKLLAERAAQKGVKEVVFDRGAYIYHGRVKALADAAREGGLSF; encoded by the coding sequence ATGTCACTCAAGGTTACGAATGCCCGGCGCAAGCAGCGCGTGCGCCTTGCGCTTCGCCGCTCGGCAGGCGGCCGTCCGCGGCTGTCGGTGTTCCGCTCGTCCAAGCACATCTACGCCCAGGTCATCGACGACCAGAAGGGCGAGACGCTGGCGTCCGCCTCGTCGCTGGAGAAGACCATGCGCGACGCCGGCAAGACCGGCGCCGACATCGATGCTGCCAAGGCCGTCGGCAAGCTGCTGGCGGAACGCGCGGCGCAGAAGGGCGTCAAGGAAGTCGTGTTCGATCGCGGCGCCTACATCTATCACGGGCGCGTCAAGGCGCTCGCGGATGCGGCGCGCGAAGGCGGGCTCAGCTTCTAA
- the rplO gene encoding 50S ribosomal protein L15: MKLSDIADNAGSRKKRMRVGRGIGSGKGKTSGRGGKGQTARSGVRIKGFEGGQMPMHRRLPKRGFNNIFRLDFAEINLDRLQEAIDNKLVDASATVTVETLVKAGVLRRAKDGLRLLGRGEIKAKLTIEAHGASKSAIAAVEKAGGSVKILAPAKDEGEAA, encoded by the coding sequence ATGAAGCTCAGCGATATCGCCGACAACGCCGGCTCGCGCAAGAAGCGCATGCGTGTCGGCCGTGGCATCGGTTCCGGCAAGGGTAAGACCTCGGGCCGCGGCGGCAAGGGCCAGACCGCGCGTTCGGGCGTCCGCATCAAGGGTTTCGAAGGCGGCCAGATGCCGATGCATCGCCGTCTGCCGAAGCGCGGCTTCAACAACATCTTCCGGCTCGATTTCGCCGAGATCAATCTCGACCGTTTGCAGGAAGCGATCGACAACAAGCTGGTCGATGCGAGCGCGACGGTGACCGTCGAGACGCTGGTCAAGGCCGGCGTGCTGCGTCGCGCCAAGGACGGCCTGCGGCTGCTCGGCCGTGGCGAGATCAAGGCCAAGCTGACCATCGAGGCGCACGGCGCTTCCAAGTCGGCCATTGCCGCGGTCGAGAAGGCCGGCGGCTCGGTCAAGATCCTGGCCCCCGCCAAGGACGAAGGCGAGGCGGCGTAA
- the rplQ gene encoding 50S ribosomal protein L17 has translation MRHGKVHRKLNRTAEHRRAMFANMAAALIKHEQIVTTLPKAKELRPIVEKLVTLGKKGGLALRRQAISELRDQDQVKKLFDTLATRYKDRQGGYTRIIKAGFRYGDNAAMAVIEFVDRDVDAKGQDSGPVQDKEAEAA, from the coding sequence ATGCGTCACGGCAAGGTTCATCGGAAGCTCAACCGCACCGCCGAACACCGGCGTGCGATGTTCGCCAACATGGCGGCCGCGCTGATCAAGCACGAGCAGATCGTCACCACGCTGCCGAAGGCCAAGGAACTGCGGCCGATCGTCGAGAAGCTCGTCACCCTCGGCAAGAAGGGCGGTCTCGCCCTGCGCCGCCAGGCGATCTCGGAGCTGCGTGACCAGGATCAGGTCAAGAAGTTGTTCGACACGCTGGCGACCCGCTACAAGGACCGCCAGGGCGGCTACACCCGCATCATCAAGGCCGGCTTCCGCTACGGCGACAACGCGGCGATGGCCGTGATCGAGTTCGTCGACCGCGACGTCGATGCCAAGGGCCAGGACTCCGGTCCGGTCCAGGACAAGGAAGCCGAGGCGGCGTAA
- the rpmD gene encoding 50S ribosomal protein L30, protein MAKASKTIKVEQTGSAIRRHHSQRSTLIGLKLNKIGRVAELQDTPEVRGMISKVQHLVRVVGE, encoded by the coding sequence ATGGCCAAGGCCAGCAAGACGATCAAGGTCGAGCAGACAGGCAGCGCGATCCGCCGCCATCACTCGCAGCGTTCGACGCTGATCGGCCTCAAGCTCAACAAGATCGGCCGGGTTGCCGAGCTACAGGACACCCCTGAAGTTCGCGGCATGATCAGCAAGGTTCAGCATCTCGTCCGCGTCGTCGGCGAGTAA
- the secY gene encoding preprotein translocase subunit SecY: MVSAAEQLAANLNFGQLAKADELKKRIWFTLGALLVYRLGTYIPLPGIDPNIWEQVFRSQSGGILGMFNMFAGGGIHRMAIFALNIMPYISASIIVQLLTTVSPQLEALKKEGEAGRKTLNQYTRYLTVILALFQSYGIAIGLEGAGNVVSDPGMFFRISTAITLTGGTMFLMWLGEQITSRGIGNGISLIILSGIVAELPSALANMLELGRQGAMSTGLILIVIVMAVAVIAFIVFMERAQRRLLIQYPKRQVGNKMFEGQSSHLPLKLNTSGVIPPIFASSLLLLPTTVANFNAGKGPEWFQWLTTQLSHGRPLFLLLYLALIVFFAFFYTAIVFNPTETADNLKKHGGFIPGIRPGERTAEYIDYVLSRITVLGAIYLAIVCLIPEILISYASVPFYFGGTSLLIVVSVTMDTVSQVQGYLLAHQYEGLIRKSKLRGGRRR; this comes from the coding sequence ATGGTCTCAGCAGCCGAACAACTTGCCGCAAACCTCAATTTCGGACAGCTGGCGAAAGCCGACGAGCTGAAGAAGCGCATCTGGTTCACCCTGGGTGCGCTGCTTGTTTATCGGCTGGGCACCTACATCCCGCTGCCCGGCATCGATCCCAACATCTGGGAGCAGGTGTTCCGCAGCCAGTCCGGCGGCATCCTCGGCATGTTCAACATGTTCGCCGGCGGCGGCATCCACCGCATGGCGATCTTCGCGCTCAACATCATGCCGTACATCTCGGCATCGATCATCGTGCAGCTGTTGACCACCGTGTCGCCGCAGCTCGAGGCGCTCAAGAAGGAAGGTGAGGCGGGCCGCAAGACGCTGAACCAGTACACCCGCTATCTGACGGTGATCCTGGCGCTGTTCCAGTCCTACGGCATCGCGATCGGCCTCGAGGGTGCCGGCAACGTCGTCAGCGACCCCGGCATGTTCTTCCGGATCTCGACCGCGATCACGCTGACCGGCGGCACCATGTTCCTGATGTGGCTCGGCGAGCAGATCACCTCGCGCGGCATCGGCAACGGTATCTCGCTGATCATCCTGTCCGGCATCGTCGCCGAGCTGCCGTCGGCGCTCGCCAACATGCTGGAACTCGGCCGTCAGGGCGCGATGTCGACCGGCCTGATCCTGATCGTCATCGTGATGGCGGTCGCCGTGATCGCTTTCATCGTGTTCATGGAGCGCGCGCAGCGCCGGCTCCTGATCCAGTATCCGAAGCGCCAGGTCGGCAACAAGATGTTCGAGGGCCAGTCCTCGCATCTGCCGCTCAAGCTCAACACCTCGGGCGTGATTCCGCCGATCTTCGCTTCGTCGCTGCTGCTGCTGCCGACCACGGTCGCGAACTTCAACGCTGGCAAGGGCCCGGAGTGGTTCCAGTGGCTCACCACCCAGCTCAGCCACGGCCGCCCGCTGTTCCTGCTGCTCTATCTGGCGCTGATCGTGTTCTTCGCCTTCTTCTACACCGCGATCGTGTTCAACCCGACCGAGACCGCGGACAATCTGAAGAAGCATGGCGGCTTCATCCCGGGCATCCGGCCCGGCGAGCGCACGGCGGAATATATCGACTACGTGCTGTCGCGCATCACGGTGCTCGGCGCGATCTATCTGGCGATCGTCTGCTTGATTCCTGAAATTCTGATTTCCTACGCCTCGGTCCCGTTCTACTTTGGTGGCACTTCGCTCCTGATCGTCGTCAGCGTAACGATGGATACGGTGTCGCAAGTGCAGGGCTATCTGCTCGCCCATCAATATGAAGGGTTGATCAGGAAGTCGAAGCTCAGGGGAGGCCGCCGCCGCTGA
- the rplX gene encoding 50S ribosomal protein L24, translating to MAAKIRKGDKVIVLTGRDKGRTGEVFEVRPDENKALVRGVNMVKRHQKQTQTQEGGIISKEMPIDLSNVAYVGKDGKPTRIGFKIQADGKKVRVAKSSGAEIDG from the coding sequence ATGGCTGCCAAGATCCGCAAGGGCGACAAGGTGATCGTGCTCACCGGCCGCGACAAGGGTCGCACCGGCGAGGTGTTCGAGGTGCGTCCGGACGAGAACAAGGCTCTCGTCCGTGGCGTCAACATGGTGAAGCGTCACCAGAAGCAGACCCAGACCCAGGAAGGCGGCATTATCTCCAAGGAGATGCCGATCGACCTTTCCAACGTCGCGTATGTCGGCAAGGACGGCAAGCCGACCCGCATCGGGTTCAAGATTCAGGCCGATGGCAAGAAGGTTCGTGTTGCCAAGAGCTCGGGAGCAGAGATCGATGGCTGA
- the rpsN gene encoding 30S ribosomal protein S14 gives MAKKSSVEKNNRRKRMTKNAAPQRAKLKAIIADKTKPMEERFAATLKLAEMPRNSSATRIRNRCELTGRPRSNYRKNKLSRIALRELGSKGLVPGLVKSSW, from the coding sequence ATGGCAAAGAAGAGTTCAGTCGAGAAGAACAACCGGCGCAAGCGGATGACGAAGAACGCCGCTCCGCAGCGCGCGAAGCTGAAGGCGATCATCGCCGACAAGACCAAGCCGATGGAAGAGCGCTTCGCGGCGACGTTGAAGCTTGCCGAGATGCCGCGCAACTCGTCGGCGACGCGCATCCGCAACCGCTGCGAGCTGACCGGGCGTCCGCGCTCGAACTATCGCAAGAACAAGCTGTCGCGCATCGCGCTGCGTGAACTCGGCTCCAAGGGCCTGGTTCCCGGGCTCGTGAAGTCGAGCTGGTGA
- the rpsK gene encoding 30S ribosomal protein S11: protein MGKEATRVRRRERKNIASGIAHVNSSFNNTTITITDAQGNTIAWSSAGTMGFKGSRKSTPYAAQVAAEDVSKKAQEHGMRTLEVEVAGPGSGRESALRALQAAGFTVTSIRDVTTIPHNGCRPRKRRRV from the coding sequence ATGGGCAAGGAAGCCACCCGCGTACGTCGCCGCGAACGCAAGAACATTGCCTCCGGCATCGCGCACGTGAATTCGTCGTTCAACAACACGACCATCACCATCACCGACGCGCAGGGCAACACCATCGCCTGGTCGTCGGCCGGCACGATGGGCTTCAAGGGTTCGCGCAAGTCGACCCCTTATGCCGCGCAGGTCGCGGCGGAAGACGTCTCCAAGAAGGCGCAGGAACACGGCATGCGCACGCTGGAGGTCGAAGTGGCTGGCCCGGGTTCGGGCCGTGAGTCGGCGCTGCGTGCGCTGCAGGCCGCGGGCTTCACCGTCACCTCGATCCGCGACGTGACCACGATCCCGCACAATGGCTGCCGTCCGCGCAAGCGTCGGCGCGTTTGA
- the rplF gene encoding 50S ribosomal protein L6 — translation MSRIGKRPVAIPSGVTATVEGQTVKVKGPKGQLQFVVHDDVEVKFENGQVKVAPRVKTNRAQAMYGTARAQVANLVEGVTKGFEKKLEITGVGYRAAMQGKNLQLALGYSHDVVYAIPEGITIAVPKPTEITITGNDPQRVGQVAAEIRAYRPPEPYKGKGVKYANEFIFRKEGKKK, via the coding sequence ATGTCACGTATCGGCAAGCGGCCGGTGGCGATCCCGTCGGGTGTGACGGCGACCGTCGAGGGCCAGACGGTGAAGGTGAAGGGGCCGAAGGGCCAGCTTCAGTTCGTCGTGCATGACGACGTCGAGGTGAAGTTCGAGAACGGCCAGGTCAAGGTCGCTCCGCGCGTCAAGACCAACCGCGCGCAGGCGATGTACGGCACCGCGCGCGCGCAGGTCGCCAACCTCGTCGAGGGCGTCACCAAGGGCTTCGAGAAGAAGCTCGAGATCACCGGCGTCGGTTACCGCGCCGCGATGCAGGGCAAGAACCTGCAACTCGCGCTCGGCTACAGCCACGACGTGGTCTACGCGATCCCGGAAGGCATCACCATCGCGGTGCCGAAGCCGACCGAGATCACGATCACCGGCAACGATCCGCAGCGCGTCGGCCAGGTCGCCGCCGAGATCCGCGCCTACCGTCCGCCGGAGCCCTACAAGGGCAAGGGCGTGAAGTACGCCAACGAATTCATCTTCCGCAAGGAAGGCAAGAAGAAGTAA
- the rpsH gene encoding 30S ribosomal protein S8, whose protein sequence is MSTHDPISDLITRIRNAQMRSKSKVSTPGSKMRANVLEVLKSEGYIRGYASVEHASGRSELEIELKYFDGEPVIREIERVSKPGRRVYASVKNLPRVNNGLGISVLSTPKGIMADHQARDANVGGEVLFTVF, encoded by the coding sequence ATGTCTACGCACGATCCGATTTCCGATCTGATCACCCGCATCCGCAATGCGCAGATGCGTTCGAAGTCCAAGGTCTCGACCCCGGGCTCCAAGATGCGCGCCAACGTGCTCGAAGTGCTGAAGTCCGAGGGTTACATCCGCGGCTACGCCAGCGTCGAGCACGCCTCGGGCCGCAGCGAGCTCGAGATCGAGCTGAAGTATTTCGACGGCGAGCCCGTCATCCGCGAGATCGAGCGGGTGTCGAAGCCGGGCCGCCGCGTTTACGCCTCGGTGAAGAACCTGCCGCGCGTGAACAACGGTCTCGGCATTTCGGTGTTGTCGACGCCGAAGGGAATCATGGCTGACCACCAGGCGCGCGACGCCAACGTGGGCGGCGAAGTTCTCTTCACGGTGTTCTGA
- the rpsM gene encoding 30S ribosomal protein S13 produces the protein MARIAGVNIPTNKRVLIALQYIHGIGQKNAADIMEKVKIPVDRRVNQLTDQEVLQIREVIDRDYLVEGDLRREVGINIKRLMDLGCYRGLRHRRGLPVRGQRTHTNARTRKGPAKAIAGKKK, from the coding sequence GTGGCCCGTATTGCCGGCGTCAACATTCCGACCAACAAGCGCGTGCTGATCGCGCTTCAGTACATCCATGGCATCGGCCAGAAGAACGCTGCCGACATCATGGAAAAGGTGAAGATCCCGGTGGATCGTCGCGTCAACCAGTTGACCGACCAGGAGGTCCTCCAGATCCGCGAAGTCATCGACCGCGACTATCTGGTCGAGGGCGACCTCCGCCGCGAGGTCGGCATCAACATCAAGCGTCTGATGGACCTCGGCTGCTATCGCGGCCTGCGCCATCGCCGCGGTCTGCCGGTGCGCGGCCAGCGTACCCACACCAATGCGCGCACGCGCAAGGGTCCGGCCAAGGCGATCGCCGGCAAGAAGAAGTAA
- the rplE gene encoding 50S ribosomal protein L5: protein MADTAYIPRLRTEYDKKIRGMMTEKFGYANVMQVPRLDKVVLNMGVGDSVNDRKKAETAAAELTQIAGQKAIVTYSRIAIATFKLRENQPIGCKVTLRKTHMYEFIDRLVNVALPRVRDFRGLNPKSFDGRGNYSLGIKEHIIFPEIDFDKVSEARGMDITVCTTAKTDDEARALLTAFNFPFRQ, encoded by the coding sequence ATGGCTGATACCGCTTACATTCCGCGCCTGCGCACGGAGTATGACAAGAAGATCCGCGGCATGATGACCGAGAAGTTCGGTTATGCCAACGTGATGCAGGTGCCGCGCCTCGACAAGGTCGTGCTCAACATGGGCGTGGGCGATTCCGTCAACGACCGCAAGAAGGCCGAGACCGCCGCTGCCGAGCTGACCCAGATCGCCGGCCAGAAGGCGATCGTGACCTATTCGCGGATCGCGATCGCGACCTTCAAGCTGCGTGAGAACCAGCCGATCGGCTGCAAGGTCACGCTGCGCAAGACCCATATGTACGAGTTCATCGACCGCCTGGTGAACGTGGCGCTGCCCCGCGTCCGTGACTTCCGCGGCCTGAACCCGAAGAGCTTCGACGGCCGCGGCAACTATTCGCTCGGCATCAAGGAGCACATCATTTTCCCCGAGATCGACTTCGACAAGGTCTCGGAAGCGCGTGGCATGGACATCACGGTCTGCACCACCGCCAAGACCGACGACGAGGCGCGTGCCTTGTTGACCGCTTTCAATTTCCCGTTCCGGCAGTGA
- a CDS encoding DNA-directed RNA polymerase subunit alpha, translating to MTIQKNWQELIRPNKLQVTPGSDASRFATVVAEPLERGFGQTLGNALRRILLSSLQGAAVQSVHIDGVLHEFSSIAGVREDVTDIVLNIKDISIKMQGEGPKRMVVKKQGPGAVTAGDIQTVGDVTVLNPDLQLCTLDDGAEIRMEFTVTTGKGYVAAERNRPEDAPIGLIPVDSLFSPVRKVSYKVENTREGQILDYDKLTMTIETNGAITPEDAVAYAARILQDQLNVFVNFEEPRKEVTQEIIPDLAFNPAFLKKVDELELSVRSANCLKNDNIVYIGDLVQKSEAEMLRTPNFGRKSLNEIKEVLAQMGLHLGMEVPGWPPENIDELAKRFEDHY from the coding sequence GTGACGATCCAGAAAAATTGGCAAGAACTCATTCGACCGAACAAGCTCCAGGTCACGCCGGGCTCGGACGCGAGCCGGTTCGCCACCGTCGTCGCCGAGCCGCTCGAGCGCGGCTTCGGCCAGACGCTCGGCAACGCGCTGCGCCGCATCCTGCTGTCCTCGCTGCAGGGCGCCGCGGTGCAGTCGGTGCACATCGACGGCGTGCTGCATGAGTTCTCCTCGATCGCTGGCGTCCGCGAGGACGTCACCGACATCGTGCTCAACATCAAGGACATCTCGATCAAGATGCAGGGCGAAGGCCCGAAGCGCATGGTCGTGAAGAAGCAGGGCCCGGGTGCCGTCACCGCCGGCGACATCCAGACCGTCGGCGACGTCACCGTGCTCAACCCCGATTTGCAGCTCTGCACGCTGGACGACGGCGCCGAGATCCGCATGGAGTTCACGGTCACCACCGGCAAGGGCTATGTCGCCGCCGAGCGCAACCGTCCCGAGGACGCCCCGATCGGCCTGATCCCGGTCGACAGCCTGTTCTCGCCGGTCCGCAAGGTCTCCTACAAGGTCGAGAACACCCGTGAGGGCCAGATCCTCGATTACGACAAGCTGACCATGACGATCGAGACCAACGGCGCGATCACGCCGGAGGACGCGGTGGCCTATGCCGCGCGCATCCTGCAGGATCAGCTCAACGTGTTCGTCAACTTCGAAGAGCCGCGCAAGGAAGTCACGCAGGAGATCATCCCCGATCTGGCGTTCAACCCGGCGTTCCTCAAGAAGGTCGACGAGCTCGAACTGTCGGTGCGTTCGGCAAACTGCCTGAAGAACGACAACATCGTCTACATCGGCGATCTGGTGCAGAAGTCGGAAGCGGAAATGCTCCGCACCCCGAACTTCGGCCGCAAGTCGCTGAACGAGATCAAGGAAGTGCTGGCCCAGATGGGTCTGCACCTCGGCATGGAAGTGCCGGGCTGGCCGCCGGAGAACATCGACGAGCTCGCCAAGCGTTTCGAGGATCACTACTGA
- a CDS encoding methyl-accepting chemotaxis protein: MRSGINLYATRFQNIVGAQRILGMNPSDGLQGKLRSAVQQFEARVGQLDQPRLTVLLLTMRRLEKDFALSGEERFGDQLNEREADFETALAAAALPADVKTELLGLARAYKLAFAGFLVSRQTLDDQLDDLSQIFDRTRPALIKVADAAHSRAELAQRRADAFRQTFSWLIGIVAFALTLFAILFGRRVAGLISRMSAAMRQLAEGQFDVVLPGLDRTDEIGGMARAVESFKTRAQQRARAELDTRREEDRRAADRHKAELARLAAAFEASAGNVIATVSAASEELAASAHDLSDTAHHTQDLSANVAAASEEASDNVRRVAAASEEASDNVRRVAAATEQMIVSASEIGRQVGESASFASAAVAQAQQTDARMAQLASAADRIGNVVQLIAAIARQTNLLSLNATIEAARAGKTGAGFAVVAQEVKTLARQTAEATEDIRAQIADIQAATRESAGAISDIAGIIQRISQIASHVAGAIEEQGRATRSIAENVQVASERTSQVAVSIGQVASGASRTGTASSQVLTSSRLLSDGNGRLKQELDNFIATIRAE, translated from the coding sequence TTGCGAAGCGGAATCAACCTCTATGCGACCCGGTTCCAGAACATCGTCGGCGCCCAGCGCATCCTCGGCATGAATCCGAGCGACGGCTTGCAGGGCAAGCTGCGCAGCGCGGTTCAGCAGTTCGAAGCCAGGGTCGGACAGCTCGATCAGCCGCGTCTCACCGTCCTGCTGCTGACGATGCGCCGTCTCGAAAAGGACTTCGCGCTGAGCGGCGAAGAGCGATTTGGCGACCAGCTCAACGAGCGCGAGGCCGATTTCGAGACTGCGCTCGCGGCCGCCGCGCTCCCCGCGGATGTGAAGACCGAGCTGCTCGGTCTTGCCCGCGCCTACAAGCTTGCCTTCGCCGGCTTCCTGGTCTCGCGCCAGACACTCGACGATCAGCTCGACGACCTCTCGCAGATCTTCGATCGTACCCGGCCGGCGCTGATCAAGGTCGCGGATGCGGCCCACAGCCGCGCCGAACTCGCGCAGCGCAGGGCCGACGCCTTCAGGCAGACGTTCAGCTGGCTGATCGGGATCGTCGCATTCGCGCTGACGCTGTTCGCCATCCTGTTCGGCCGGCGGGTCGCAGGCCTGATCAGCCGGATGAGCGCGGCGATGCGGCAGCTCGCCGAAGGACAATTCGACGTCGTGCTGCCCGGTCTCGATCGGACCGACGAGATCGGCGGCATGGCGCGGGCCGTCGAAAGCTTCAAGACCAGGGCACAGCAAAGGGCACGCGCCGAGCTCGACACCCGGCGCGAGGAAGACCGCCGGGCGGCGGATCGACACAAGGCCGAATTGGCCCGGCTCGCGGCGGCGTTCGAGGCGAGCGCCGGCAACGTCATCGCGACGGTGTCGGCGGCATCAGAAGAGCTCGCGGCTTCGGCACACGATCTGAGCGACACCGCCCATCACACGCAGGACCTGTCCGCCAATGTCGCCGCGGCGTCAGAAGAGGCCTCCGACAACGTCCGGCGGGTTGCCGCGGCGTCAGAAGAGGCCTCCGACAACGTCCGGCGGGTTGCCGCGGCGACCGAGCAGATGATCGTCTCGGCTTCCGAGATCGGACGCCAGGTCGGCGAATCGGCCAGCTTCGCCAGCGCCGCTGTCGCCCAGGCGCAGCAGACCGACGCGCGGATGGCGCAACTCGCCTCCGCCGCCGACCGCATCGGCAATGTGGTGCAGCTGATCGCTGCGATCGCGCGGCAGACCAACCTGCTCTCGCTCAACGCGACGATCGAGGCGGCGCGAGCCGGCAAGACCGGCGCCGGCTTTGCCGTGGTCGCGCAGGAGGTGAAGACGCTCGCCAGGCAGACCGCGGAGGCGACCGAAGACATTCGCGCCCAGATCGCGGACATCCAGGCGGCAACACGGGAGTCTGCCGGCGCGATCAGCGACATCGCCGGGATCATCCAGCGGATCTCGCAGATCGCCTCTCACGTGGCCGGGGCGATCGAGGAGCAAGGCCGGGCGACGCGAAGCATCGCGGAGAACGTTCAGGTCGCCTCGGAGCGGACTTCGCAGGTGGCGGTCAGCATCGGACAGGTGGCGAGCGGCGCCTCCAGGACCGGCACCGCGTCGTCGCAGGTGCTGACCTCGTCGCGGCTGCTGTCGGACGGCAACGGCCGCCTGAAGCAGGAGCTCGACAATTTCATCGCCACGATCCGGGCGGAATGA
- a CDS encoding adenylate kinase, which translates to MRLILLGPPGSGKGTQAQRLVHRHGIVQLSTGEMLRAAVAAGTPIGLQAKEIMANGGLVPDEVVVGIIADRIEQPDAKKGFILDGFPRTVPQAEALDELLRKRHLKIDAVVELRVNESALLARVEKRAEETRARGEDVRLDDTPEVLTKRLAQYRSMTEPLIHYYSERRKLLTVDGMMAIEHVTRDINRILAALGALEPREHEEPKAASKAAKKGSKGTKKSSKAAKKPAKTAVKSAKKAAKAVAKAKTAKKATKKAARKPAKAGKQSTRAANARKGAKTAKKAAKKLTKQRAKR; encoded by the coding sequence ATGAGATTGATCCTCTTGGGGCCGCCGGGCTCGGGCAAGGGAACCCAGGCGCAGCGGCTGGTGCACAGGCACGGCATCGTGCAGCTCTCGACCGGCGAGATGCTGCGCGCAGCGGTTGCCGCGGGCACGCCGATCGGTTTGCAGGCCAAGGAGATCATGGCCAATGGCGGCCTGGTTCCCGACGAAGTCGTGGTCGGCATCATCGCCGACCGAATCGAGCAGCCCGACGCCAAGAAGGGATTCATTCTCGACGGCTTCCCGCGCACCGTGCCGCAGGCGGAGGCGCTCGACGAGTTGCTCCGGAAGCGGCACCTCAAGATCGACGCCGTGGTCGAACTGCGCGTCAACGAGAGCGCGCTGCTCGCCCGCGTTGAGAAGCGCGCCGAGGAGACCCGTGCGCGCGGCGAGGACGTGCGCCTGGACGACACGCCGGAAGTGCTGACCAAGCGCCTGGCGCAGTACCGCTCGATGACGGAACCGCTGATTCACTATTATTCGGAGCGGCGCAAGCTGCTGACCGTCGATGGCATGATGGCCATCGAGCACGTCACCCGCGACATCAACCGGATCCTGGCCGCGCTCGGCGCGCTGGAGCCGAGGGAGCATGAGGAGCCCAAGGCGGCCTCAAAGGCTGCCAAGAAGGGGTCCAAGGGCACCAAAAAGAGCTCCAAGGCTGCCAAAAAGCCGGCCAAGACCGCTGTGAAATCGGCCAAAAAGGCCGCCAAGGCGGTTGCCAAGGCCAAGACGGCGAAAAAGGCGACCAAGAAGGCTGCCAGGAAGCCGGCGAAGGCCGGAAAGCAGTCAACCCGCGCCGCCAATGCCCGGAAGGGTGCAAAGACCGCCAAAAAGGCGGCAAAAAAGCTCACGAAACAGCGAGCTAAGCGCTAG
- the rplN gene encoding 50S ribosomal protein L14 translates to MIQMQTNLDVADNSGARRVMCIKVLGGSKRRYATVGDVIVVSIKEAIPRGKVKKGDVMKAVVVRVRKDIRRADGSVIRFDRNAAVLINNQSEPVGTRIFGPVPRELRAKNHMKIISLAPEVL, encoded by the coding sequence ATGATTCAGATGCAGACCAACCTCGACGTGGCCGATAATTCTGGCGCACGCCGTGTCATGTGCATCAAGGTTCTTGGAGGTTCCAAGCGCCGCTATGCCACCGTGGGCGACGTTATCGTTGTGTCGATCAAGGAAGCCATCCCGCGTGGCAAGGTGAAGAAGGGCGACGTGATGAAGGCCGTCGTGGTGCGAGTCCGCAAGGACATCCGCCGCGCCGACGGTTCGGTCATCCGTTTCGACCGCAACGCCGCCGTACTGATCAACAATCAGTCCGAGCCGGTCGGCACCCGTATCTTCGGGCCGGTGCCGCGCGAGCTGCGCGCCAAGAACCACATGAAGATCATTTCGCTCGCGCCGGAGGTGCTGTGA